Proteins encoded by one window of Seriola aureovittata isolate HTS-2021-v1 ecotype China chromosome 4, ASM2101889v1, whole genome shotgun sequence:
- the mtnr1ba gene encoding melatonin receptor type 1B-A, giving the protein MPEDDSLLKNRTEHGPEPNQGAARPAWAVTALASVLIFTTVVDVLGNLLVIVSVLRNRKLRNAGNVFVVSLAFADLVVAFYPYPLVLYAIFHDGWSLGETQCKVSGFLMGLSVIGSIFNITGIAINRYCYICHSFSYDKLYSYRNTLLLVALIWLLTVVAIVPNFFVGSLQYDPRIYSCTFAQTVSTSYTITVVVIHFFVPIAVVTFCYLRIWILVIQVRRKVKSEVRPRIKPSDLRNFITMFVVFVLFAICWAPLNFIGLAVAINPEAVAPRIPEWLFVVSYFMAYFNSCLNAIIYGLLNQNFRREYKRIVMSVWMPHLFFQETSRGGTEGMKSKPSPGLNNNEQVKGETL; this is encoded by the exons ATGCCGGAGGATGACTCGCTGCTGAAGAACCGGACGGAACACGGGCCGGAGCCGAACCAGGGGGCAGCGCGTCCCGCCTGGGCAGTGACGGCGCTGGCCAGCGTGCTGATCTTCACTACCGTGGTGGACGTCCTGGGAAACCTGCTGGTCATCGTGTCGGTGCTGAGGAACCGCAAACTACGGAATGCGG gaaatgtgtttgtggtgaGTCTGGCCTTCGCTGACCTGGTGGTGGCGTTCTACCCCTACCCTCTGGTGTTGTACGCCATCTTCCATGACGGCTGGTCACTAGGTGAGACCCAGTGCAAG gtgagCGGCTTCCTCATGGGCTTGAGTGTCATCGGCTCCATCTTCAACATCACAGGCATCGCCATCAACCGCTACTGTTACATCTGCCACAGCTTCAGCTACGACAAGCTGTACAGCTACCGCAACACGCTGCTGCTGGTGGCGCTCATCTGGCTGCTCACCGTCGTCGCCATCGTGCCCAACTTCTTCGTGGGCTCGCTGCAGTACGACCCGCGCATCTACTCCTGCACGTTCGCGCAGACGGTCAGCACGTCCTACACCATCACCGTGGTGGTCATCCACTTCTTCGTGCCCATCGCCGTGGTTACCTTCTGCTACCTGCGCATCTGGATCCTGGTCATCCAGGTGAGGCGGAAGGTGAAGTCGGAGGTCCGCCCCCGCATCAAGCCCAGCGACCTGAGGAACTTCATCACCATGTTCGTGGTGTTCGTGCTGTTTGCTATTTGCTGGGCGCCGCTCAACTTCATCGGGCTGGCTGTCGCCATCAACCCGGAGGCCGTGGCGCCTCGCATCCCGGAGTGGCTGTTCGTGGTCAGCTACTTCATGGCGTACTTCAACAGTTGCCTTAACGCCATCATCTACGGCCTGCTGAACCAGAACTTCCGCAGGGAGTACAAGCGGATCGTCATGTCCGTGTGGATGCCCCACCTTTTCTTCCAGGAGACGTCGCGGGGGGGCACCGAGGGCATGAAGAGTAAACCCTCCCCAGGACTCAACAACAACGAGCAAGTGAAAGGAGAAACTCtgtga